A single genomic interval of Psychroserpens sp. NJDZ02 harbors:
- the atpD gene encoding F0F1 ATP synthase subunit beta, producing the protein MSKVTGKVAQIVGPVIDVEFAAGSELPKIYDSLEINKADGSKLVLEVQSHIGEDTVRTIAMDSSDGLSRGTEVVSTGAPIQMPIGGDIYGRLFNVIGDAIDGLGDLPKAGDAGLPIHRSAPKFEDLSTSTEVLFTGIKVIDLIEPYAKGGKIGLFGGAGVGKTVLIQELINNIAKGHGGLSVFAGVGERTREGNDLLREMLESGIIKYGDDFMHSMEEGGWDLQKVDKNIMKDSKATFVFGQMNEPPGARARVALSGLTIAEYFRDGAGEGQGKDVLFFVDNIFRFTQAGSEVSALLGRMPSAVGYQPTLATEMGAMQERITSTKRGSITSVQAVYVPADDLTDPAPATTFAHLDATTVLSRKIAELGIYPAVDPLDSTSRILTADILGDEHYNCAQRVKELLQRYKELQDIIAILGMEELSEEDKMAVGRARRVQRFLSQPFHVAEQFTGLKGVLVDIKETIKGFNMIMDGGLDHLPEAAFNLKGSIEEAIEAGEKMLAEA; encoded by the coding sequence ATGTCAAAAGTTACAGGTAAAGTTGCTCAAATAGTAGGTCCAGTTATCGATGTCGAATTCGCTGCCGGTTCTGAACTACCAAAAATTTACGATTCATTAGAAATTAATAAGGCTGATGGTTCAAAATTAGTATTAGAAGTACAGTCTCACATTGGTGAAGATACAGTACGTACAATTGCTATGGACTCTTCAGATGGTTTAAGTAGAGGTACAGAAGTTGTTTCAACTGGTGCTCCAATACAAATGCCAATTGGTGGAGATATCTACGGACGTTTATTTAATGTAATTGGAGATGCTATTGATGGTTTAGGTGATTTACCTAAAGCTGGAGATGCAGGGTTACCAATACACAGATCAGCTCCAAAATTTGAAGATTTATCAACATCTACTGAGGTATTATTTACTGGTATTAAAGTTATTGACTTAATTGAGCCTTATGCAAAAGGAGGTAAAATTGGATTATTTGGTGGTGCAGGAGTTGGAAAAACAGTATTAATTCAAGAGTTAATTAACAACATTGCAAAAGGACATGGTGGTTTATCTGTTTTTGCAGGAGTTGGAGAAAGAACACGTGAAGGAAATGATTTACTTCGTGAAATGTTAGAGTCAGGAATTATCAAGTATGGTGATGACTTTATGCATTCTATGGAAGAAGGAGGATGGGATCTACAAAAAGTAGACAAAAATATAATGAAAGATTCAAAAGCAACTTTCGTTTTTGGACAAATGAATGAGCCACCTGGAGCTCGTGCTCGTGTAGCACTTTCAGGATTAACTATAGCAGAATACTTCCGTGATGGCGCTGGAGAAGGACAAGGAAAAGATGTACTTTTCTTCGTTGATAATATCTTCCGTTTCACCCAAGCTGGTTCTGAGGTGTCTGCACTATTAGGTCGTATGCCTTCTGCAGTAGGTTACCAACCAACATTAGCAACAGAGATGGGTGCAATGCAAGAGCGTATTACATCAACTAAAAGAGGTTCTATTACATCTGTACAAGCAGTATATGTACCCGCAGATGATTTAACAGATCCTGCACCAGCAACAACGTTTGCGCATTTAGATGCAACAACAGTATTATCACGTAAAATTGCTGAGCTTGGTATTTACCCAGCGGTAGATCCTTTAGATTCTACATCTAGAATTTTAACAGCTGATATTTTAGGTGATGAGCATTATAACTGTGCACAACGTGTAAAAGAGTTATTACAACGTTATAAAGAATTACAAGATATTATTGCCATCTTAGGTATGGAAGAATTATCTGAAGAAGATAAAATGGCTGTAGGTAGAGCAAGACGTGTACAACGTTTCCTATCTCAACCTTTCCACGTAGCAGAGCAGTTTACTGGTCTTAAAGGTGTTTTAGTAGACATTAAGGAAACAATCAAAGGTTTTAATATGATTATGGATGGTGGTTTAGATCATTTACCAGAAGCTGCCTTTAACCTTAAAGGATCTATTGAAGAAGCTATCGAAGCTGGAGAGAAAATGTTAGCTGAAGCTTAA
- a CDS encoding F0F1 ATP synthase subunit epsilon, with protein MYLEIVSPEATLFSGEVISVIVPGIDGNFEMLNNHAPVVSLLKEGTVRISGNIVLEKEVENHFTKGDKNTTLLNINSGTLEMNGNKVIILAD; from the coding sequence ATGTATTTAGAAATAGTATCACCCGAAGCAACATTATTTAGTGGAGAAGTAATTAGCGTTATTGTTCCAGGAATTGATGGTAACTTTGAAATGTTAAATAATCACGCACCTGTAGTCTCTCTTTTAAAAGAAGGAACTGTAAGAATAAGTGGTAATATAGTATTAGAAAAAGAGGTTGAAAATCACTTTACAAAAGGTGACAAAAACACCACTTTACTAAATATCAATTCTGGTACGTTAGAAATGAATGGAAACAAAGTAATTATATTAGCTGACTAA
- a CDS encoding LexA family protein, translating to MITLKSQGLTLFTPQTVDNTAGHYFDTGISAGFPSPAEDFKGQRLSLDETLVKNKDTTFYAKVSGQSMIGAGLDDNDLLVIDRSLEPTNNKIAVCFLDGEFTVKRLRVSQDEIWLQPENPNYPIIRITEDNNFLIWGIVTNVIKKV from the coding sequence ATGATAACACTTAAATCTCAAGGTTTAACGCTCTTTACGCCTCAGACTGTAGATAATACAGCTGGTCACTATTTTGATACGGGAATTTCTGCGGGATTTCCATCACCAGCCGAAGATTTTAAAGGACAACGTCTGTCATTAGATGAAACGTTAGTCAAAAACAAAGACACGACGTTTTATGCTAAAGTTAGTGGTCAGTCTATGATTGGTGCAGGTTTAGACGATAACGATTTATTAGTAATAGATAGAAGTTTAGAACCAACAAATAATAAAATTGCAGTGTGTTTTCTCGATGGTGAATTTACTGTAAAACGATTGCGAGTTTCGCAAGACGAGATATGGTTACAACCAGAAAATCCAAATTATCCAATTATAAGAATAACAGAGGATAACAATTTTCTTATTTGGGGAATAGTAACTAATGTAATTAAGAAGGTGTAG